A DNA window from Micromonospora sp. NBC_01739 contains the following coding sequences:
- a CDS encoding SDR family oxidoreductase — protein MGTYVVTGAASGMGRASAERLRRDGHTVVGVDLRDVEVIADLSTPTGRANAATEVLERAGGRLDGAVCAAGLGGIPGRDRIVQQVNFFGVVELLEAWRPTLAAAGNSKVVVFGSNSVTLTPMVPERAVRALLDRDAARALRVVGRFGKRSAPFAYASSKLAVTRWARRAAISPEWAGAGIRVNVLAPGIISTPLLEEQMARGEKEAVEGLPVPIGGRGNPADVGEWVAFMLSPAADFLCGSVIFLDGGSDAYFRTDDWPVSTGPVGVLRYLRRAKAWRARR, from the coding sequence GCGGCCTCGGGCATGGGCCGGGCGTCCGCCGAGCGGCTGCGGCGCGACGGGCACACCGTCGTCGGCGTGGACCTGCGGGACGTGGAGGTGATCGCCGACCTCTCCACGCCGACCGGGCGCGCGAACGCGGCCACCGAGGTGCTGGAGCGCGCCGGAGGGCGGCTCGACGGGGCGGTCTGCGCTGCCGGGCTCGGCGGCATCCCCGGCCGGGACCGGATCGTGCAGCAGGTCAACTTCTTCGGCGTGGTGGAGCTGCTCGAGGCGTGGCGACCGACCCTGGCCGCCGCCGGCAACAGCAAGGTCGTGGTGTTCGGCTCGAACTCCGTCACGCTCACCCCGATGGTGCCGGAGCGCGCCGTGCGGGCCCTGCTCGACCGCGACGCCGCCCGGGCGCTGCGCGTGGTGGGACGCTTCGGCAAGCGCTCGGCGCCGTTCGCGTACGCGAGTTCGAAGCTGGCGGTGACCCGGTGGGCGCGCCGCGCCGCGATCTCGCCGGAGTGGGCCGGTGCCGGCATCCGGGTGAACGTCCTGGCCCCCGGCATCATCTCCACTCCGCTGTTGGAGGAGCAGATGGCCCGGGGCGAGAAGGAGGCGGTCGAAGGGCTGCCGGTGCCGATCGGCGGGCGCGGCAACCCGGCGGACGTCGGCGAGTGGGTGGCGTTCATGCTCTCGCCGGCCGCCGACTTTCTCTGCGGTTCGGTGATCTTCTTGGACGGCGGCTCGGACGCCTACTTCCGCACCGACGACTGGCCGGTCTCGACCGGCCCGGTCGGGGTGCTGCGCTACCTGCGGCGCGCCAAGGCGTGGCGGGCGCGGCGCTGA
- a CDS encoding alpha-1,4-glucan--maltose-1-phosphate maltosyltransferase: protein MTGRFPIEDVSPVVSCGRYPARAVVGELVPVSATAYREGHDALGCNVVWLGPDGQAQPFTRMRPGAPGQDRWHATITPDTVGEWVFTVEAFSDPYLTWHNAVTKKIAAGQGAEDLANDLAEGVRVLGAAAVPKAEQARLERAVAALRDTDLPLKDRVGPALDLAELLWAHPVRELVTTGEAYRIWVDRERALYSAWYEFFPRSEGAVLATAETPARSGTFATATERLPGVAAMGFDVLYLPPIHPIGRVNRKGPNNSLVAGPADVGSPWAIGAAEGGHDAIHPDLGTPQDFRDFVAAAAEHGLEVAMDLALQCAPDHPWVTEHPEWFTTRADGSIAYAENPPKKYQDIYPLNFDNDPEGIRAEILRVVRHWVGEGVKIFRVDNPHTKPVDFWHWLIWEVKRTDPEVLFLAEAFTRPAMMHGLAKVGFTQSYTYFTWRTSPADMREYCAELVAAADYMRPNFWPNTPDILPESLQHGGPPMFKIRAVLAALLSPSWGMYAGFELFEHVARPGAEEYLDNEKYELRPRDWAQAQAQGRSLAPFIATLNRVRRENPALHRLRNLVFHDIDNPALLCWSKRDPSTGNTVLVVCSFDSHTVQWGNTTLDMPALGLDWHDRFMVHDELTGAHYDWGQRNAVRLDPYLQPAHVFTLRPTDAAAPSPAPAATATPAPITTTVPATAAGLSGGTASATKDDARWTS from the coding sequence GTGACTGGACGGTTCCCGATCGAAGACGTCTCCCCCGTCGTCTCCTGCGGGCGTTATCCGGCCCGCGCCGTGGTCGGTGAACTCGTGCCGGTGTCGGCGACCGCGTACCGGGAGGGGCATGATGCCCTCGGCTGCAACGTGGTCTGGCTGGGCCCGGACGGGCAGGCGCAGCCGTTCACCCGGATGCGGCCCGGTGCGCCCGGTCAGGACCGTTGGCACGCCACCATCACCCCGGACACCGTCGGGGAGTGGGTCTTCACCGTGGAGGCGTTCAGCGACCCGTACCTGACCTGGCACAACGCGGTGACCAAGAAGATCGCCGCCGGTCAGGGCGCGGAAGACCTGGCCAACGACCTGGCCGAGGGGGTACGCGTGCTGGGTGCCGCAGCGGTGCCCAAGGCCGAGCAGGCCCGACTCGAACGGGCCGTGGCCGCGCTGCGCGACACCGATCTGCCGCTGAAGGACCGGGTCGGCCCGGCCCTCGACCTGGCCGAACTGCTCTGGGCGCACCCGGTGCGGGAGCTGGTCACCACCGGCGAGGCGTACCGCATCTGGGTGGACCGGGAGCGGGCCCTGTACTCCGCCTGGTACGAGTTCTTCCCCCGCTCGGAGGGGGCGGTCCTGGCCACGGCCGAGACGCCGGCCCGTTCCGGGACCTTCGCCACCGCCACCGAGCGGCTGCCCGGGGTGGCCGCGATGGGCTTCGACGTGCTGTACCTGCCGCCGATCCACCCGATCGGCCGGGTCAACCGCAAGGGCCCGAACAACAGCCTGGTCGCCGGGCCGGCGGATGTGGGTTCGCCGTGGGCCATCGGGGCCGCCGAGGGCGGCCACGACGCCATCCACCCCGACCTGGGTACCCCGCAGGACTTCCGCGACTTCGTGGCCGCCGCCGCCGAACACGGCCTTGAGGTGGCGATGGACCTGGCGTTGCAGTGCGCGCCGGACCACCCCTGGGTGACCGAGCACCCGGAATGGTTCACCACCCGCGCCGACGGCAGCATCGCGTACGCGGAGAACCCGCCGAAGAAGTACCAGGACATCTACCCGCTGAACTTCGACAACGATCCCGAGGGCATCCGGGCGGAGATCCTGCGGGTGGTGCGGCACTGGGTCGGCGAGGGGGTGAAGATCTTCCGGGTGGACAACCCGCACACCAAGCCGGTCGACTTCTGGCACTGGCTGATCTGGGAGGTCAAGCGGACCGACCCGGAGGTGCTCTTCCTGGCCGAGGCGTTCACCCGACCGGCGATGATGCACGGGCTGGCCAAGGTCGGCTTCACCCAGTCGTACACGTACTTCACCTGGCGGACCTCGCCCGCCGACATGCGGGAGTACTGCGCGGAGCTGGTGGCGGCGGCCGATTACATGCGGCCGAACTTCTGGCCGAACACCCCGGACATCCTGCCCGAGAGCCTCCAGCACGGCGGGCCCCCGATGTTCAAGATCCGGGCGGTGCTGGCCGCCCTGCTCTCCCCCTCCTGGGGCATGTACGCCGGCTTCGAGCTGTTCGAGCATGTCGCCCGCCCCGGCGCCGAGGAGTACCTGGACAACGAGAAGTACGAGCTGCGCCCCCGGGACTGGGCGCAGGCCCAGGCGCAGGGACGCTCCCTGGCCCCGTTCATCGCCACCCTGAACCGGGTCCGCCGGGAGAACCCGGCCCTGCACCGACTGCGCAACCTGGTCTTCCACGACATCGACAACCCGGCGTTGCTGTGCTGGTCCAAACGCGACCCGAGCACCGGCAACACCGTGCTGGTGGTCTGCTCCTTCGACTCGCACACCGTGCAGTGGGGCAACACCACCCTGGACATGCCGGCCCTGGGCCTGGACTGGCACGACCGGTTCATGGTGCACGACGAGCTGACCGGGGCCCACTACGACTGGGGGCAGCGCAACGCGGTCCGGCTGGATCCGTACCTGCAACCCGCCCATGTGTTCACCCTGCGCCCTACCGACGCCGCCGCGCCCTCCCCGGCTCCGGCGGCCACCGCCACCCCCGCGCCGATCACCACCACCGTGCCCGCCACTGCCGCCGGTCTGAGTGGCGGCACCGCCTCCGCGACGAAGGACGACGCCCGATGGACCAGCTGA